From the Lolium rigidum isolate FL_2022 chromosome 2, APGP_CSIRO_Lrig_0.1, whole genome shotgun sequence genome, one window contains:
- the LOC124687789 gene encoding zinc finger protein CONSTANS-LIKE 3-like: MKTEEKQPAAAAGGGGWGLGGRPCDTCAVHAARLYCRHDGAYLCAGCDARAHGAGSRHARVWLCEVCDHAPAAVTCRADAAALCAACDADIHSANPLAGRHERIPVAPFFGALSDTASPQLLVVPSPASAAAGTKREDDDGSDEAEAASWLLPEPGDSTEDNSAAAAAFFGDADAYLGLDLDFVRSIEDGIKAIGVPVAPSENDLVAGAIFYPEQSMNHSLSSSEAAVVPDALSAGAAPAPTAPVASKGKDREARLMRYREKRKNRRFSKTIRYASRKAYAETRPRIKGRFAKRNAGAEDDDGPFSPASSALLASEGDYGVVPSF; encoded by the exons ATGAAGACGGAGGAGaagcagccggcggcggcggcggggggaggaGGCTGGGGGCTGGGCGGCCGTCCCTGCGACACGTGCGCAGTCCACGCCGCGCGGCTCTACTGCCGGCACGACGGCGCGTACCTCTGCGCCGGGTGCGACGCGCGCGCTCACGGCGCCGGCTCCCGCCACGCGCGGGTCTGGCTCTGCGAGGTCTGCGACCACGCGCCCGCCGCGGTCACCTgccgcgccgacgccgccgcgctctgcgccgcctgcgacgccgaCATCCACTCCGCCAACCCGCTCGCCGGCAGGCACGAGCGCATCCCCGTCGCGCCCTTCTTCGGCGCGCTCTCAGACACGGCGTCCCCACAGCTCCTCGTCGTCCCCTCCCcagcctcggccgccgccgggaCAAAGCGGGAGGACGACGACGGGAGCGACGAGGCCGAGGCGGCATCGTGGCTTCTCCCCGAGCCCGGCGATAGCACCGAGGACaacagcgccgccgctgccgccttcTTCGGCGACGCCGACGCCTACCTCGGCCTCGATCTGGACTTCGTCCGCTCCATCGAGGACGGAATCAAGGCCATCGGGGTGCCGGTCGCGCCGTCCGAGAATGACCTCGTCGCCGGCGCCATCTTCTACCCGGAACAATCCATGAACCATAGC TTGTCTTCGTCGGAGGCAGCAGTAGTGCCGGACGCGCTGTCAGCCGGCGCGGCACCGGCACCGACGGCGCCGGTCGCGAGCAAGGGAAAGGACAGGGAGGCCCGCCTGATGCGGTACCGGGAGAAGCGCAAGAACCGCCGCTTCAGCAAGACCATCCGCTACGCGTCCCGCAAGGCCTACGCCGAGACGCGGCCGCGCATCAAGGGCCGCTTCGCCAAGCGCAACGCCGgcgccgaggacgacgacgggCCCTTCTCGCCCGCCTCGTCGGCGCTCCTGGCGTCAGAAGGAGACTACGGCGTTGTGCCGTCCTTCTGA